The Fusarium keratoplasticum isolate Fu6.1 chromosome 4, whole genome shotgun sequence genome contains the following window.
CACTTCATGCTCGAGATGAACATCAAGTGGGAGTATATCCTCGATCCCCACCTGGACACCCACGACAGCGTCAGGCAACGGAGTCGATTGCTCTTTGCCACAATACTCTTTTGCTCCTCTAAATTTGTAAACTTCGCCAATGGAAGTCTTGTCTCAACGACGGACCCCTTCCTTCAGAGTCGTCTGTGCAGCCTGGCACGAAACTTGGCAATCAAGACTTTTGCAGTTGGCGACAGATCTATCGAGACAATGCAAGCCTTCTACTTATTAGTCTGCTGGAAGGATGCAGATGATGACATTTCGTATCTTCACAGCGGATATGCCTTCCGTATCCTTCATGACTTGGACCTGGATCAGACTGAGGGTGACAGCCGCCAAGCAACAAGGTGCAAAAGAGCTTGGCTTGCATTATTCAGACAGGACAAACAGCAAAGTTTATTCTTCATGAGAAGAGCCAcgctcagcctcggcgatgaAGACCCTCCCTTTGTTGGCTACCTGGACACttggttgaagatgccgCACGCTTTGCCATTTGACTTTGTCGCTTGCTGTAGCGCTGACCTGCGGCGGATTCAGGCCAAGCTGCGTGTGATGATTCAGAAGGCTTCGTCAATACTGCTGCCTTGTCTTTTGGAACTTATGGATTCGGAGTTGAACAGGTGGAAGTCAACGTGGCAAAACCAccttgatggagaaggccgGCTGCATCCCAACGACGACCCGTCACTGGACCAGAGGCTTCTACACCCTGGAAAGCAACACCTCAATACACTCATGGCACTTTGGGAAGATAGTGTGAGGCTGAATGTTGCTTCTGCTATTCTTCGGCAGGCACTGATGGCCTCCGTGGCATCGTCCCTCCGTTCCCGGGGACAGCATCCGCTCCCgtctcttggccttgatctaCCCGCCATGGAAGAAGCCATTTCTCCTGACATGCCTGGGATTAGTAGCAGCGTCGAGGGTGCATTTGGTACTTTGCGTCACTTGCTCGCATTTCCCAGCGAGGATCTTAGACGAGCCCCTGATTCCACTCTACTTCTCGGCCCGAACGCTGCTCTGTTTCTCTGCCTGCTATTGTGTCTCCCATGCAAAGGCATCCTTGGTCCAGCTTTTCAGAAGGCAGCGGTTCGTCTCATTCGCGACGTAGCCAGGCATGCCAGCCAGGCAATACAGTCGCCCCAGGATACCGTAGCCCTGGTCTCGGTATATCTCGACTCTCTTGTCAGCTTGCTCGGCCCGGTTGTACCGCCTCATCCGACAAGCTCTCATGAAACCCTAGAAACCTTTTCAGCTGTTGAACTGCCACGTACACACTTAGATATAGCGGATTtcgacgttgatgagactgcGATGGAAGCAGCGCCGGTTCTGGTAGATGGAATGGGTGGGATTGGCAGCCACATGGGGGACGAACACACAATATTTAACCTCATTCATGAGCCTGATCAGGTACATATGCAGAGTCTGGCAAATCTATTAGATACCAGCTTCTTTTCCCCCATAGAGCCGATATCTATGCTAATAGATATGGATAAGCATATATAGTAATGATAACGTTCACCTGGGGGATGCCCTCTCAAGTCATGGCACTAACCCGAAGATGTTACAAAAAACCTAGAAGAGAACTATTTGAGTGCAATAAAGGAAAGCGTACCTTCATATACCGGGCTGCAGGCTCCCTGAAGTACCATGCTCGCGTCTACTAGCCGTCTTCTAGATAGAGAACCTGAGGCCGAGATCGATGACGAAACCCTGGGCGCTGACAAGGAAGGCTCTGTTGCTACTGAGTTACGTCGGCTTCGTTGACGCTGGTAGTGACTCACTGGACAGGCTACACTCCCTTTGCCGAGGCCTGAGAGGAGAAGTACGGGAAGTATGCAAGCTAAGCCAAAGTTCATTTCTATAATTTGGACAGGGCATGCCTAAACCCCAGATCCTGGTCCGAGCCGATGACTTGCATGGAGGAGCGAGGGAGTTGACTCGGCCCGAGAATGCCAGAGGTCCACGTTGACGCCAAAAGAAACCCCATGGACAGGCGGGTTTCTCAGCAGATCAAGGAAAACTTACGAATAGATGATGGAATTTATAGTTTAAGTAATTTGAAATGATGATTTGGCACTGTGAGGATGCAAGCAAGACAAACCGTGTAAGAGTGTTCTGTAAGAAGTGGCATCAGCCCAGCCTTCTGGCTGATTAGATCAGCATGTCGAGGGATGCATTTGCCGGGCCGAGATAAAAGACAGCGTAATCTCTTGTTGTTACTTCGATCTtgtggctcagttaacccattaagggccgggcttcaactataataaagaacacattgtcaacacatcatagcatcatatcccaatgctaacacagtgcTTATCATTACTTCAATTCGACTCGCAAGCTGCGGGCGCATCCAAGTTTCTCGTTTAGTTACAAGTACACAACATGTTGTCCATGACTAGGCAGAGACTTGGTCTTTCTACGCGGCAATTGACACTTGCAACTCCTCCACATATGATCCGATCAAAGTCAACTTTCACACGTCTCACGACCTCCTGGGGACACCATTTTTATAAGCATGGGAGGGCTGCCTATGCTGCCGGAGGTAGTGGCGTAGCAATCTTCGCATTGGCTTTGGCGAATCGAGAGGGAACCGAGTACCCAAGCGACTCACACGATGCGAAGGCTCTCTCAACTGTCCCGTTCGGAAAACTAGTCTCTGGTTGGCTGTAGGAGTCGCCCGAATGTAGACTGTCAAGTGCTATGACTGACCAAAGGCCAGGGCTTTCGCCTTTTGCTCTTCGCCAACTTGGGTTGACACAAGCGAGACCTTGTACTCCGTCTTCTCCAACATCCCTGTCGTCTCCTCCGTTTCCCATGCATTCATAATGCGAACATTCTTCAAACAATTCCTTGGTGGGGAGACAACCGAAGAGTGCGTTCCGAAAATCGAAGCACTGCGAAAGAACCATGTGGGCACCCTCCTTGGCTACAacatcgaggccgagttggaCGGGTCAAGCAAAGACCCTCAACTGATCCTGGCCCAAACACAGCATGTGTTGTCTTCCATCGAGGCTCAGGGAAAACTGGCCAAACAGTTCTGCCCGGACACCCGCGCCACTAGTGGTGACAACCGCTGCTGGGTTAGGATCAAGGTGAGTGGTTTACTACCTCATCCCGTCGCCCTTGAACATGGCTCCAATGCGATTCTGGAAGCCAGACGGCAAAAAAGACTTGACAAAGGCGTTCCCTACCCGGGCTTGCCACATGATGGGGATTGGGAAGCTGCACTGAAAGGAAAAGACGTCACAGATTCAGACCGTGAACAGCTGCTTAGTCTCCGAGCTACTCTAGAGTCCATTGCCAGTAAAGCACGAGACAATAACGTGCGCATCGTGATTGATGCCGAGCAGTCATGGTACCAACCTGTTATCGACAGTCTAACCGACGAGCTCATGCAGAAGTACAACACTCTGGACGGACCAGCCACGTGCATCGCATCATTCCAGGCGTACCTACGCAGGCACCCTCAACTTCTGGACCATCAAATCCGTCGCGCTGATGAGAGAGGCTACAAGCTACTCTTTAAACAGATTAGGGGGGCTTACATGGTATCAGAAGCGGAAAGATGGCGAGCAGGAGGTAAAGATGGCGAAGGGCCGGTCTGGTCAACGAAGGAAGAGACAGATGCAAGCTTCAACtatggtgttgagaagacGCTCTCCACGATTGCTGATCAGTTGCGCTCGACAGGCCACTCGAGGATCGGGGTAGTCTTTGCTACCCACAATTCCATAAGCGTTGATCTTGGAATTAAGTTGATGGAGGAACATGGCCTGGCTCAGAGGGAGACTGGGAACGAGAGACTTTGGGTGACAAATGGAGCTGCTGGCAGCATCGGCTATGCCCAGATATACGGTGAGTCTACGGTTGGGAGGTGAGATTGATTGCCCGCTAACTTGCCTTAGGAATGAAAGATGACCTGACAAACAGGATAGCAGGATCTCTTGTCTCGGAGAGCGGATTGCCCCTGGTCGTTAAGGTACGTTATGCTGAGCGGCTGGAGAGCCTGAAGTTCTGACTTAATACTGGGGACAGTCCATGAGTTACGGAGACTTGAAGGAGTGTCTGCCATTCTtggcaagaagggcaactGAGAATAGGGCGATTCTAGAAGGAAGGGGGGGAGCAAGTGCAGAGAGGGCAAGGCTAGGGCAGGAGATATATAAACGTATATTGCCTTAAAGTACTAGGGAACTTAGTAATAGTAGtccttttataatagctagtaagtaaaataaactagtatttatatcttataataatatatagttattattattattattattattattattattattattattattattattattattattattattattattattattattattattattattattattattattattattattattattattattattattattattattattaatattaatattattataatatataatatatatatataataagtaatataattaagtaagtaatatatttttctttaccctaagattaaaaattataataaaaatactataaattatttaattaattaaaactacttattatatttttccctagatatcttaattactacctaataggtccttatattataactaagcttattataaatattataatactaaatacttagttatattaattttctttaattattacttcttaataatttaattattacctatatattaatatttatttaattaattacttattttcttttttttattattattatttctcttttttataatttaatcctttttactttttaatattaacttaatattttatttacctcttaaaggtTTTTAACCTTAgctcttaataatataatcttatatatatttccctttattatctttataagagattttatagcctctataattaattttaagaagttattataatattttttaatttattttttaaggtatttagactaagatctagccttaagtataatctttaaggtccttaagacctaagggaTAAAGGGTTTAACCCCCtctttaataagtattaaagtctatagctatatattaagctttaaaacTATAGCTTttaggttaaggggaataaagttagctcttttaaaagcccccttaatatttctttttattataatagccttatatataatataaaaagctaaaaaaaaacttagtttttaaaatataaattataaaatatttaattaattattttattttttaattataagcttattttaatatattaaaatatttaatattaagaaattaaaataaataaaataaataaagtaatatataaagctaaataattttttttttttataatatctcttaaatttaataaaataataatttttataattattaagaattaaaaaataataaaaataaattaattaattaattatatattaattaaaatacttaagctacttaagattagtcttattattaatttagttattttaagttattataattacttaattacctaagaggttattatttttatattaattacttaaataattataatttattcttgatttttaaattaaattaattttagctttaaatacctttttaaggttataataattattttatttataattatacctataagaaagctaatcttattaaagttatagatattatttaattagatattatattttataattatatttattataagttaaaactaattataaataataattagatttttatatttagctctttagtaattatatttttaaaaaaaatatatcttatgctcttagtattacttaataaaatttaaaatttaatatatactaataggtaatatattataattaataagtaattaattaattatttcttttatattataaagcttagGGGGAAATtcttataaatctaagttaaaaataaaataaataaagatatcTTCTTCtaaattaaataacttatataattttaaaatattattatattaagattaaataccttattattagtaatataagatttaataataaaccttataaataatagtaGCTTATTAGAGActtaattttaggttattttaaatagcttaaagtattaaaaatattctagccttattacTAAGgcctaatatattaggtaattaaaaattaattaattaaatagagaagatataaggtaagggatttttattatacttacttatctattATAatcgcttattatatatattaggcttataaggtaatatataattacttattataagtagCCTTAGGGGTtaatctttattatattatttctaattataataattaagttatataatattataaatataactacttAGGGCTAGAATTAGTCccttttattaagtaatcCTAGgtattaataacttaaggCAtgctattataaaaagaaatataattaaaaaatattagcctataatataataaagccTTATAGAGCTATAAGCCTAATAA
Protein-coding sequences here:
- a CDS encoding Proline dehydrogenase, which gives rise to MLSMTRQRLGLSTRQLTLATPPHMIRSKSTFTRLTTSWGHHFYKHGRAAYAAGGSGVAIFALALANREGTEYPSDSHDAKALSTVPFGKLVSGWLAFAFCSSPTWVDTSETLYSVFSNIPVVSSVSHAFIMRTFFKQFLGGETTEECVPKIEALRKNHVGTLLGYNIEAELDGSSKDPQLILAQTQHVLSSIEAQGKLAKQFCPDTRATSGDNRCWVRIKVSGLLPHPVALEHGSNAILEARRQKRLDKGVPYPGLPHDGDWEAALKGKDVTDSDREQLLSLRATLESIASKARDNNVRIVIDAEQSWYQPVIDSLTDELMQKYNTLDGPATCIASFQAYLRRHPQLLDHQIRRADERGYKLLFKQIRGAYMVSEAERWRAGGKDGEGPVWSTKEETDASFNYGVEKTLSTIADQLRSTGHSRIGVVFATHNSISVDLGIKLMEEHGLAQRETGNERLWVTNGAAGSIGYAQIYGMKDDLTNRIAGSLVSESGLPLVVKSMSYGDLKECLPFLARRATENRAILEGRGGASAERARLGQEIYKRILP